The window CGGCATCTGGGGCGGCCCGCGCAAGGAGTACGCGGCCATCAAGTTCTTCCTCTACACCCTGGCCGGCTCGGTGCTGATGCTGCTGGCCATCATCGCCCTCTACTACCAGAGCGGCCCGGCCCTGCTGGCCGACGGCACCATGTCCAGCGGGCACACCTTCAACCTGATCGAGATGGCGCGCCAGGCCCAGGCCGGCACCTTCGCCGCGGCCGCCCCCATCATGGGCTTCGCCTTCACCAAGATCGTCTTCGTGGGGCTCTTCATCGGGTTCGCCATCAAGATCCCGATGTTCCCCTTCCACACCTGGCTGCCCGACGCGCACGTCGAGGCCCCCACGCCCATCTCGGTCATCCTGGCCGGCGTGCTCCTCAAGATGGGCATCTACGGCATCCTGCGCTTCAACTACGCGCTGCTGCCCGACGCCACCGCCTGGGCCGCCAACGCCATGGCCGTGTTCGGCGTCATCAACATCGTCTACGCGGCGTTCGTCTGCCTGGCGCAGAAGGACATCAAGAAGATGATCGCCTACTCGTCGGTGTCGCACATGGGCTTCTCGCTGCTCGGCATGGCGGCCATGACGCCCCAGGGCATCTCCGGCGCGGTGCTCAACCTCTTCACCCACGGCATCATCAGCCCCATGCTGTTCCTCATCGTGGGCGTCATCTACGACCGCGCCCACCACCGCGAGATCGAGAGGTTCGGCGGGCTGGCCACCGTGGTCCCGGAGTACTCCGCCATCATGGGCCTGGCCTTCTTCGCCTCGCTGGGCCTGCCCGGCCTGGCCGGCTTCGTGGCCGAGTTCATGGTCTTCACCGGCGCCTTCCCGGTCTTCACCACCTACACCATCATCTCGGCCACCAGCGTCATCCTCACCGCGGCCTACTACCTGTGGGCCATCCAGCGCATGTTCCTGGGCAAGCTCAACCCGGTGTACGCCAACTACCCGGACCTGGTGTGGCGCGAGCGGCTCACCCTCTACCCGCTGGCGGCCATCACCATCGTCCTGGGCTTCTACCCGCAGGCCATCCTCTCGGCCATCAACGGCACCCTGCACGCGCTGGTGCAGAACATCCGGCCGCTGTAGGCCCGGGAGCCCTCCGTGACGGATCTCCTCACCCTCGTCGACGGCAACCTGAGCTCCGCGGGCTTCTTCCGGCCCGAGCTGGCCCTGACCTTCGGGACCATGGCGCTCTTCCTCGTCGATCTCGCCTGGAAGAAGCACCCGGGGCGCTCGGGGCGGCTGGCCGCCTCGGCGCTGCTGGTGCTGGCCGTGGCGGCCGGCCTGCTGGCCTTCCAGCCGGTCGAGGCGCGCTCGCTCTTCAACGGCATGATCGCCAACGACGGCTTCGCCACCTTCTTCAAGTGGCTCTTCCTGGCCGCCGGCGCCCTCACGGTCATGATCGCCGCCCCCGGCACCTCCTTCCCGCCGGCCCGCCTGGGCGAGTTCTACGCCCTGCTCATGGCCATCGTGCTGGGCATGTTCCTCATGGCCAGCGCCACCGACCTGCTGATGGCCTACCTGGCCATCGAGCTGGTCTCCATGACCAGCTACGTGCTGGCCGGGTTCCGCAAGGGCGATCGGCGCGCCGCCGAGGCCTCGCTGAAGTACGTCATCTACGGCGGCGTGGCCTCCGGGGTGATGCTCTTCGGCATGAGCTACCTGTACGGCCTGCTGCGCACCACCGACCTGCACCTGATGGCCTCGCGCATCCAGGACCTGCAGGCCGCCGGCCTGCCCGAGGCCGCCACCAAGCTGACCCTGGTGGTGGCGGTGGTCTTCGTCACCGCCGGCTTCGGCTACAAGGTGGCCTCGGTGCCCTGGCACATGTGGTGCCCGGACGTGTACGAGGGCGCCCCCACCCCCTTCACGGCCTTCCTCTCGGTGGGCCCCAAGGCCGCCGGCTTCGCGCTGGCCATCCGCTTCTTCTACGGCGCGCTGGCCAGCCCGTCCGGCGTCCTCGGCGGGCTGCCGGCGGCGGTGGGCGGGGTGCCCTGGCCGGCGGTGGTGGGCGTCATGTCGGCCGCCACCATGACGCTCGGCAACCTGACCGCGCTGTCGCAGACCAACCTGAAGCGCCTGCTGGCCTACTCCTCCATCGCGCACGCCGGCTACGCGCTCATGGGGCTCTCGGCCGCCACCGACCTGGGCGCCCAGGCCATCATGATCTACATGGCCATCTACCTGGTCATGAACCTGGGGGCCTTCCTGGTGGTCATCCTGGTGGCCGAGGCCACCGGCTCCGAGTCCATCCTGGACTACAAGGGGCTGGCCAGGCGCCACCCGCTGGCCGCCACCTCCATGGCCATCTTCCTCTTCTCGCTGACCGGCCTGCCGCCCTTCGCCGGCTTCGTGGGGAAGTGGTACCTGTTCTACGCCGTGCTGGAGCGGGTGCCCGGGCCCGGCGGCAACTGGTACGCCGTGCTGGCCATCGTGGGCGCGCTCAACAGCGCGGTCTCGCTCTACTACTACGTGCGGATCGTACGGGCCATGTTCATCGACCCGCCCTACGACGCCGAGCCCGCCCCCATCCGCGCGCCGGCGCTCTACAGCGTGCTCATCGGCAGCGCCGCCGTGGCCATGCTGGTGTTCGGCCTGTGGTGGACGCCGGTGGTGGACTGGACCACCAGCTCGCTGCAGATGTTCCACGGGTAGGCGCGAGCCTCCCCGCGCCGCACCGGAGGCCCGGCCGCTGCGGCCGGGCCTCTTCGCTTGCCCGGGCCCATCCGCGTGGCGCCCCGACCGCGGCGCCTGGCGGTCGCGGCACCCCTCACCCCTGCCCTCTCCCCGGAGGGGAGAGGGAGCCGACGTGGTGTGCCCACTTTCAGGCTGGACTGCGAGCAGGCCTCGTCCGCTCGAGCCCCCTCTCCCCCAGCTTGCTGGGGGAGAGGGCTTGGGTGAGGGGGCCGTGCACCTTGCACGCCCCGTCCCGGCCGTCCAGGCCCGACGGCGCCGTGGCATCATCCAGGCCATGGCTGCCGACCACGGCCTCCCCCTCCTGCGCGTCCTGGTGGTGGACGACGAGCGGAACATCCGCGCCACCCTGGCCCTCTGCCTGGAGGGGCTGGGCTGCCAGGTGACCCAGGCCTCGACCAGCGGGGCCGCCGTCGAGGCGCTGCGCCACGCCCCCTTCGATCTCTGCTTCCTGGACCTCCGGCTCGGGCAGGAGAGCGGCCTCGACCTGCTGCCGCGGCTGCTGGCCGAGCGGCCTGGGCTCGACGTGGTGGTGGTGACCGCCTACGCCACCTACGACACGGCGGTGGAGGCCGTGAAGCGGGGCGCCGCGGACTACGTGCCCAAGCCCTTCTCCCCCGACCAGATCCGGCTGCTGGTGACCCGGCTCTCGGCCAGGCGCACCGAGGCGGCCCGCCGCTCCGACCTCGAGGCCCGCCTCGGCGAGGCGGCGCCGGAGGTGGCGCTCGACACCGCCTCCCCGCGCATGCAGGTGGTGCTGGACGTGGTGCTGCGCGCCGCCGCCTCGGGGGCCCCGGTGCTGCTCGGCGGTGAGAGCGGCACCGGCAAGGGGGTGCTGGCGCGGGCGCTGCACGCCGCCTCGCCCCGGCGGGCCCGCCCCTTCGTCACCGTCAACTGCCCGACCCTCACCGGCGAGCTCCTGGCCAGCGAGCTCTTCGGCCACGCCAAGGGGGCCTTCACCGGCGCGGTCCGCGACCAGCCGGGCCGGGTGGAGGCGGCCGAGGGGGGCACGGTCTTCCTCGACGAGATCGCCGAGATCACGCCGCCGCTGCAAGCCAAGCTGCTCCGCTTCCTCCAGGACAAGGTGTTCGAGCGGGTCGGCGAGACCAGGACCCGCACCGCCGACGTCCGCATCGTGGCGGCCACCAACCGCGCGCTCGCCGAGGAGGTGGCGGCTGGCCGCTTCCGCGAGGACCTGCTCTACCGGCTCAACGTGGTGGAGGTGACGGTGCCGCCGCTGCGGGAGCGGCCCGAGGACGTGCTGCCGCTGGCGCGCCGCTTCCTGGCCTTCTTCGCCGCCGGGGCCGGCCGCCCCGTGCCGGAGCTGGCCGAGGCGGCGGCGCGGGCGCTGCTGGCCCACCGCTGGCCAGGCAACGTGCGCGAGCTCCGCAACGTGATGGAGCGCGCCGTCATCCTCTCGCCGGCCCGGGTGCTCGACCTGGCGGCCCTGCCGGAGCGGCTGCGGGCCCAGGTGGCCGAGGTGCCGGTGCTGGGCGGCCCCTTCACGGTCGAGGCCATCGAGCAGGAGCACCTGCTGCGGGTGCTGGCCACCGCGCCGACCATGGAGGAGGCGGCCCGCACCCTGGGGATCGACACCTCCACCCTCTGGCGCAAGCGCAAGAAGCTGGGGCGGTAGGCGGCCTTCCGGCCCGGCCTCAGCGCGTCGGGCTGGCCCGCCCGTAGGCCACGCCCGGGATGGGCTCCTCCAGGATGGCCTGCTGCAGCGCGGCCAGGGCATCCTGGCAGACCACCTGGGCCACCCGCTTCCGGCCCAGCGACAGCGCCAGCGACCTCACGTTGGAGTTCTCGCGTGAGAGCACCAGCACCTGCCCCTGCAGCTCGAGGTAGCGGGCGAAGCCCGCCGCGGCCGGCGCCACCGCGGCCGCCCCGGCCAGCCCCGCCAGCCCGTCCAGGGCCCGGCGCACCTGCTCGACCTCCCCGGCCATGGTGGCCTCCAGTGCCGCCATGCGGTCCTCCCCCGCCTCCCAGATGTGGGGTGCGAGCAGGGCCTGGATGCGCAGGGCCCCGACGCGGGCGCGGTCCGCCAGGCGCTGGGCCTGGGCCGCCCGGGGGGGGGTGGCCTGCGAGGCCGCCCGCTCCAGGGCCGCGTCGAGCCCGGCCAGGGCCTCGGCGGCGGGCCCGAAGGCCAGGGCGTGCGCCTTCAGGTTGGTGTTCCTCACCGCCAGCCCGAGCACCTCCTCGTCGACGGCCCGCAGCGCGGTGAAGTTCCCGGAGAACCGGGCCAGCAGGGCCCGCTCGGCCTCGGTGCCGCCGGCCCCGAGGCGCCCGCCGAGCTCGACCCGACCGCGCTCCACCTCGGCGAGGGCGGCCCGGGAGCGCTCGGCGAACAGCTGCGACTCCTGGTCGGTGGCCGCCAGCACCGCGCTCTTCTCGGCCTCGGCGGCCGCCGCCAGCCCGACCTGCATCTGCCCCACCAGGTCGACGCGGCCGGCCTTGGAGGCCAGCGCCGTGGCGGGGCTCGATGCCTCGCCGAAGCGCCAGACCAGGGCGAGGACCAGCATCACCGCCAGCACGCCCGCCAGCGACCACGGCGCGATCCTGCGCTGCTCCGAGTCCGTCATGTCAGCCTCCGTCCCCTGCGCCAGGCGCCGCCAGCGGCACGGTGAACCAGAACCGGCTCCCTTCGCCCGGCGCGCTCTCGACCCCCACCTCGCCGCCGTGGGCCTGGACCAGCTCCCGCACCAGGTAGAGCCCCAGGCCCACGCCGCCGCCGCGGCGACCCGGCACCCGGAAGTAGCGATCGAAGACCCGCTCCTGCCACTCCCGCGGGATGCCCTCGCCGCTGTCGGCCACCTCGAAGCGGACCGCCTGGCCCGCCGACGCGGCGCCGAGGGTGACGCGGCCGCCCCGGGGCGTGTGGCGCAGGGCGTTGGAGACCAGGTTGGAGAGCACCAGCGCCAGCCGGTCGGGGTCGGCCGCCACCTCCACGCCCAGCCCCTCGGCGCGCACCTGGAGCGCCACCCCGGCCGCCTCCGCGGCGTCGCGGGCGGCGGTGGCGGCGTCCTCCAGCAGGGTGCGCGGCGCCACCGGGCGGCGCACGAGCTCGACCCGGCCGGCCTGGATGCGCGAGAGATCGAGGAGGTCGTCGACGATGCCCTGGAGCCGCTCGCAGTCCTGGCGCGCCGCCTGGAGCAGGTCGGTCTGCTTCTCGGTGACCGGGCCAGCCGCCTCCTCCACGCACAGGTGGATGGCCATGCGCAGCGAGGTGAGCGGGGTGCGGAACTCGTGGGCCACGGTGGCCACCAGGTCGTTCTTGAGCTCGTCCACCCGCATGAGGCGCGTCACGTCCTGCAGGACGACCGCGGCCCCGCTCACGCCGCCGCCCTCGGCGTGGAGGGGGGCGGCGCGAGGCAGCAGCCAGCGGGTGCCGTCCGGCCCGTCGAGCCGCACCGCGTCCTCGAAGCCGCGCGGCTGCCAGGGGCCCAGCCCGGCCGCCACGTGGGCCCGCACCCGCTCCACGGCGGCGCGCAGGGCCGGGTCCAGCGCCGCCAGCGGCCCGGCGGTCGACCCCCCGGCCCCGAGGCGCAGCAGCGCCTCGGCAGCGCCGTTGGCGTTCTGCAGGTTCCCCGCCAGGTCCAGGATCAGCACCGGGTCGGGCAGGCCGTCGATGGTCGCCTGGGCCGCCTGCTGGGCCTGCAGCAGCTCGCCCAGGCTGCTCTGCCGGTACTCGGCCAGGCGGTCGGCCATGGCGTTGAACTCCCGGGCCAGCCCGGCGATCTCGTCCTTCCCGGCCACCCGGGCCCGCGCCGTGAGGTCGCCCGTGGCGATGCGCTGCGCCGCCAGCGCCAGGACCGTGACCGGCCGGACGATGCGCGCGGTCAGGCCGGAGGCCAGCAGCGTGCCGGCCAGGAGGCCCCCCAGGGTGGCCGCCACCACCAGGGCGATGAGGTTCCGGGCCTGGGCCCGGGCCCGCTCGCTGCGGCGCACCATGGCGTCCTGGTTGAGATCGAGCACCTCCTGGGCGGCGGCCTTGACGCCCTGGAACCGCGGCTCCATGTCGTCGAAGTAGGCCGCCTCCAGCGCGGGGCGGCCAGCCAGGCCCTCGAAGCGGAGGGAGGCCTCCCGGTAGGCGTCCCAGGCCTGCCGCAGCCGCGCCGTGGCGTCCGCCTCGCCGCGCTCGGTGACGTTGCCCTGCTGGACGGCCAGCTCGGCCTCGAAGGTTGCCCGGTTGGGGGCCACCTGCTCGTCGGCCCGATCGGGCCGGTCGGCCACCCGGAAGAGGGCGGCGCGGTCGAGCCGCTCGGCCGCCTCCTTCATGCGCTGGGCCGCCAGCACGCTCCGGTAGTTGTCCTTGAGGATCTCGTCGGTGGCGTGCCCCAGCGTGCGGACGCTGCCGATGGCGATGAGACCCACCAGCGCCAGCGCCACCGCCAGCACGGCGTGGGCGCCCAGCAGCTTGGCCTTGAGCGTCACGCCCGCTCCTCCTCGACGTCGAGGGCCACGATGTGCACGTCGAGGTCGTCGGCCTCGTCCACCAGCCGCTGCGGCAGCGACCGGCCGAGCGCGCGGCGCCACCAGGGCTGGCTGGAGCGTCCCACCATGACGTCGCTGACGCGGTGGGAGCGGGCGAAGTCGAGGAGCGCCGCGGCCGGGTCCTTCCCCTTCAGGCGGATCACCTCGGCCCCGAGCTCGCGGGCCCGCTCCAGGTTGTCGAGCAGGTGGCGCTGGCTCTCGGCGTCGATCCGGTCGGCCGCCTCTCGGGGCGTCTCCACGTAGACGGCGAACCAGTCGGTGGCCAGGCGCCCGGCCATGCGGGAGGCCCGCCGGAGCAGGGCGGCGCCGCGCGGCGGGTGGGAGGAGAGGCACACCAGGAGCCGCCCCGCCGCCAGGCGCGACGAGCCGGTCTCCGGCTCGGCCGCCCGGGCGGTCCGCTCCAGCGTCTGGGCCACCTCCCGCAGGGCCAGCTCGCGCAGGGTGGACAGGTTCCCGCCCCTGAAGAAGTGCTCCACCGCCCAGGCCACCTTCTCGGGGGCGTAGATCTTTCCGCGCTGCAGGCGGTCGAGCAGGTCCTCGACCGCCAGGTCCAGGTTCACCACCTGGTCCGCCAGCTCCAGGAAGGCGTCCGGCACCGTCTCGCGCACCCGCACGCCGGTGACCCGCTCGATGAGGTCGTTCAGGCTGTCGAGGTGCTGCACGTTCATGGCGCCGATGACGTGGATGCCGGCCTTGAGCAGCGCCTCGACGTCCTGGTGGCGCTTGCGGTGGCGCGAGCCTGGCGCGTTGGTGTGGGGGATCTCGTCCACCAGCGCGACGGACGGGCGGCGGGCCAGGACGGCGTCGAGGTCCAGCTCCTCCACCGCCACGCCGCGGTACTCCACCCGCCGGCGCGGCACCTGCTCCAGCCCCTCGAGCAGGGCGGCCGTCTCGGCGCGGCCGTGCGTCTCCACGAAGGCCGCCACCGCGTCCACGCCCCGGGCCTGGAGGGCGTGGGCCTCCTCCAGCATCCGGTAGGTCTTGCCGACCCCCGCGGCGTACCCCAGGTAGAGCTTGAGCCGGCCGCGCTTGCCGCGCTCCAGCAGCTCGAGGAAGTCCTCGGGGGTGGCGCGGGGGCGGGTCATCCGGCCGGACTCTAGCGCGCTCGGGCCGGGGTGGCGGGCCCGGCCTGGGGTCCCGCCGGGGCGGGCGCTCCGAACCGCCGGTCGAGCGCCAGGTTGACCACCAGGACGTTGACGCGCGGCTCCCCCAGGATGCCGAGGTCGCGCCCCTCGACGGCCTCGTCGAGCACCGCCTGGACGCGCGCCGGCGCGAGGCCGCGCGCCGCCGCCACCCGCGCCACCTGCCAGGCGGCGCCAGCCGGCGTGAGGTGCGGGTCGAGGCCGCTCGCGGAGGTGGTGACCAGCTCGGCGGGCACCGGCCCCGGGGCCTGGGGATTCTCGGCGCGCAGGCGGGCCACCTCGGCCTCGACCCGGGCCCGGAGCCTGGCCGAGGTGGGGCCGAGGTTGGAGCCGCTCGAGGCCGAGGCGTCCCAGCCGTTCGCTCCGGCCGCCGACGGGCGGGGCCAGAGGTAGGCCTGGCCGGTGAAGGCCTGGCCGATGAGCTCGGAGCCGACCACCACGCCCCTGGCGTCCTCGACCAGGCTGCCGCCGGCGCGGTGACCGAAGAGGACCTGGGCCAGGCCGGTGACCAGCAGCGGGTAGGCGAGGCCGGTC is drawn from Anaeromyxobacter sp. and contains these coding sequences:
- a CDS encoding NADH-quinone oxidoreductase subunit M, encoding MFFFTEGNVLSWATFFPLAGAALIVLMMIARAFVGLDKKLVDEASRWTALVFSFLSFLASVAAWRLYDPQVAGVQLVAKTVWIKVFNVEYYVGTDGLSISMILLSGLVSFIATIASMPWWSNHQTSHMAGMEDDGHDDPHHPKHFSVRMVPGYMAMLLLLQTGMMGTFAALDMFLFYVFWEVMLLPMYFLIGIWGGPRKEYAAIKFFLYTLAGSVLMLLAIIALYYQSGPALLADGTMSSGHTFNLIEMARQAQAGTFAAAAPIMGFAFTKIVFVGLFIGFAIKIPMFPFHTWLPDAHVEAPTPISVILAGVLLKMGIYGILRFNYALLPDATAWAANAMAVFGVINIVYAAFVCLAQKDIKKMIAYSSVSHMGFSLLGMAAMTPQGISGAVLNLFTHGIISPMLFLIVGVIYDRAHHREIERFGGLATVVPEYSAIMGLAFFASLGLPGLAGFVAEFMVFTGAFPVFTTYTIISATSVILTAAYYLWAIQRMFLGKLNPVYANYPDLVWRERLTLYPLAAITIVLGFYPQAILSAINGTLHALVQNIRPL
- a CDS encoding NADH-quinone oxidoreductase subunit N, which translates into the protein MTDLLTLVDGNLSSAGFFRPELALTFGTMALFLVDLAWKKHPGRSGRLAASALLVLAVAAGLLAFQPVEARSLFNGMIANDGFATFFKWLFLAAGALTVMIAAPGTSFPPARLGEFYALLMAIVLGMFLMASATDLLMAYLAIELVSMTSYVLAGFRKGDRRAAEASLKYVIYGGVASGVMLFGMSYLYGLLRTTDLHLMASRIQDLQAAGLPEAATKLTLVVAVVFVTAGFGYKVASVPWHMWCPDVYEGAPTPFTAFLSVGPKAAGFALAIRFFYGALASPSGVLGGLPAAVGGVPWPAVVGVMSAATMTLGNLTALSQTNLKRLLAYSSIAHAGYALMGLSAATDLGAQAIMIYMAIYLVMNLGAFLVVILVAEATGSESILDYKGLARRHPLAATSMAIFLFSLTGLPPFAGFVGKWYLFYAVLERVPGPGGNWYAVLAIVGALNSAVSLYYYVRIVRAMFIDPPYDAEPAPIRAPALYSVLIGSAAVAMLVFGLWWTPVVDWTTSSLQMFHG
- a CDS encoding sigma-54-dependent Fis family transcriptional regulator — its product is MAADHGLPLLRVLVVDDERNIRATLALCLEGLGCQVTQASTSGAAVEALRHAPFDLCFLDLRLGQESGLDLLPRLLAERPGLDVVVVTAYATYDTAVEAVKRGAADYVPKPFSPDQIRLLVTRLSARRTEAARRSDLEARLGEAAPEVALDTASPRMQVVLDVVLRAAASGAPVLLGGESGTGKGVLARALHAASPRRARPFVTVNCPTLTGELLASELFGHAKGAFTGAVRDQPGRVEAAEGGTVFLDEIAEITPPLQAKLLRFLQDKVFERVGETRTRTADVRIVAATNRALAEEVAAGRFREDLLYRLNVVEVTVPPLRERPEDVLPLARRFLAFFAAGAGRPVPELAEAAARALLAHRWPGNVRELRNVMERAVILSPARVLDLAALPERLRAQVAEVPVLGGPFTVEAIEQEHLLRVLATAPTMEEAARTLGIDTSTLWRKRKKLGR
- a CDS encoding HAMP domain-containing protein: MTLKAKLLGAHAVLAVALALVGLIAIGSVRTLGHATDEILKDNYRSVLAAQRMKEAAERLDRAALFRVADRPDRADEQVAPNRATFEAELAVQQGNVTERGEADATARLRQAWDAYREASLRFEGLAGRPALEAAYFDDMEPRFQGVKAAAQEVLDLNQDAMVRRSERARAQARNLIALVVAATLGGLLAGTLLASGLTARIVRPVTVLALAAQRIATGDLTARARVAGKDEIAGLAREFNAMADRLAEYRQSSLGELLQAQQAAQATIDGLPDPVLILDLAGNLQNANGAAEALLRLGAGGSTAGPLAALDPALRAAVERVRAHVAAGLGPWQPRGFEDAVRLDGPDGTRWLLPRAAPLHAEGGGVSGAAVVLQDVTRLMRVDELKNDLVATVAHEFRTPLTSLRMAIHLCVEEAAGPVTEKQTDLLQAARQDCERLQGIVDDLLDLSRIQAGRVELVRRPVAPRTLLEDAATAARDAAEAAGVALQVRAEGLGVEVAADPDRLALVLSNLVSNALRHTPRGGRVTLGAASAGQAVRFEVADSGEGIPREWQERVFDRYFRVPGRRGGGVGLGLYLVRELVQAHGGEVGVESAPGEGSRFWFTVPLAAPGAGDGG
- a CDS encoding universal stress protein; the encoded protein is MTRPRATPEDFLELLERGKRGRLKLYLGYAAGVGKTYRMLEEAHALQARGVDAVAAFVETHGRAETAALLEGLEQVPRRRVEYRGVAVEELDLDAVLARRPSVALVDEIPHTNAPGSRHRKRHQDVEALLKAGIHVIGAMNVQHLDSLNDLIERVTGVRVRETVPDAFLELADQVVNLDLAVEDLLDRLQRGKIYAPEKVAWAVEHFFRGGNLSTLRELALREVAQTLERTARAAEPETGSSRLAAGRLLVCLSSHPPRGAALLRRASRMAGRLATDWFAVYVETPREAADRIDAESQRHLLDNLERARELGAEVIRLKGKDPAAALLDFARSHRVSDVMVGRSSQPWWRRALGRSLPQRLVDEADDLDVHIVALDVEEERA
- the kdpC gene encoding potassium-transporting ATPase subunit KdpC, giving the protein MTPTTRPLDTHPLDLGRLFAQGLRLTLVTLVLTGLAYPLLVTGLAQVLFGHRAGGSLVEDARGVVVGSELIGQAFTGQAYLWPRPSAAGANGWDASASSGSNLGPTSARLRARVEAEVARLRAENPQAPGPVPAELVTTSASGLDPHLTPAGAAWQVARVAAARGLAPARVQAVLDEAVEGRDLGILGEPRVNVLVVNLALDRRFGAPAPAGPQAGPATPARAR